Part of the Sandaracinaceae bacterium genome, CGCCGCGCCGAGCGCCAGCGCGACGACCTCTTTGCCTTGACCGTTCGCTCGGAACGGGTGCGTGGCGTAGTCCTCGTCGTAGTGGTCGTGCTTCCGCACGTTGCGGTGATGCTCGTGCCAGTGGAACGCCCACACGGAAGACTTGTGCCGACCCAGGCCGTGCAGCACGTGCTTGTGCACCAGCCACTCCGTGGCGTTGGCGGCGAGTAGTCCGAGGGGGATTCCGAGCATGGGTCACATCCTTCCGAGGGTGGGTCGCGCAAAACTGCGACCATGTGGTCATGTATTTATGATGACTAGCACGTCAGAGTTTGTCAATGGGGCCGTCGCCGAATCGTTTGGTATGCTCCCGGGCCATGGCATCCCCCCATAAAATTCCCAAGGAACGTCCGGGCCCTGTCGGGGGCAAGCGAGACCAGAACCGCCGCGAGCGGACCGCCGGGCTCGTGAACGCGGGCCTGCAACAATTCCTACAGCGCGGTATCGAGACGGTGACGATCGACGAGATCACCCGCGAGGCCGGCGTCGCAAAGGGCAGCTTCTACCGCTACTTCGACGACAAGGAGAACCTGGTCGCCGCGATCATGAACCCGTTCGCTCAACAGGTGCGCGACGCCATGAAGGCCTGCCACGGGGCACTCTCCATCGCGAAGACCGACGCGGACGTGACCGCGGCGTACATCGCGCTCGGTGCACACATCGCGATCGCGGCGAGCACCAT contains:
- a CDS encoding TetR/AcrR family transcriptional regulator, which encodes MASPHKIPKERPGPVGGKRDQNRRERTAGLVNAGLQQFLQRGIETVTIDEITREAGVAKGSFYRYFDDKENLVAAIMNPFAQQVRDAMKACHGALSIAKTDADVTAAYIALGAHIAIAASTMQDVVRLYLQEHRAPSVGARACIGELSREISDAAIALSQVAVEHGLIDVQDPRVSATAVVGAVEALGLMYLDGRIELSPADLGAMLVRIVLDGIRARGG